From a single Oncorhynchus tshawytscha isolate Ot180627B linkage group LG29, Otsh_v2.0, whole genome shotgun sequence genomic region:
- the LOC112227822 gene encoding solute carrier family 22 member 17 — MTSPESPIPSPSPCPPPPLPSSPTPSSPAPSSSLPLPPSLPPTGEVMVLALGRKKQRMLICLSLLPNLFLAFLLSSDPLLTLASPHHCRLPGPSPAPQVLNASLPWEKGGRVGDSGGLSQCKQYINGTQSGVENCDAGWDYNVTEGLRINIVTEWDLVCGQYWLVPVEEVSFILGVLTGCLGLGFAADRLGRLKTLLTSLTLSVVFGVLVCVSTSPPIFIVMRFCLAAASAGVYLTLYITRLELCDPSLRLLVTMVAGLTTVSGELLLLGVALSCQSWRGLLGAGAAPLSLFLTYGIPGVFPESPRWLLLSERSADLNSFSERRDRERDDESFTELDSEPSPSTYPHLSFPELVHSRNIWKNMCVLGFTSFISHGISHCYSSFRGDVRGTAPSFYWTYLLSVCAGGGAWLLLWATVNRCGRRGILLLAMTMTGLASLILLGLVEYLSETAITVFSVMGLFSSQAAASLCVLFTAEIMPTIIRGSGVGTVLALGCVGRLTSPLMDLRNHYGYFLHHVVYSTLALLAVLSILLLPESKRKPLPQTLADGEQYRRPPLGRRRRDNVPLLATPNPET, encoded by the exons ATGACATCACCTGAgtcccccatcccctccccttccccctgtccgcctccccccctcccctcttctcccactccctcttctcccgctccctcctcctccctcccgcttcccccctccctgcctcccacagGGGAGGTGATGGTCCTGGCCCTAGGGAGGAAGAAACAGAGGAtgctcatctgtctctccctcttgccCAATCTCTTCCtggccttccttctctcctcggATCCCCTGCTCACCCTCGCGTCGCCCCACCACTGCCGCCTCCCGGGACCTTCGCCTGCCCCGCAGGTCCTCAACGCCTCCCTGCCCTGGGAGAAAGGGGGCAGAGTGGGTGACAGCGGGGGGCTGTCTCAGTGCAAGCAGTATATCAACGGTACCCAGTCTGGGGTGGAGAACTGCGATGCTGGCTGGGACTACAATGTCACAGAAGGATTGAGAATTAACATTGTTACTGAG tggGATTTGGTGTGTGGTCAGTACTGGCTGGTCCCAGTCGAGGAGGTGTCCTTCATCCTGGGTGTTCTGACAGGATGCCTGGGACTGGGCTTTGCTGCTGACAG ACTGGGCAGGTTGAAGACACTGCTCACCTCGCTAACCCTCTCGGTGGTATTTGGCGTGCTCGTGTGCGTCTCTACCTCCCCCCCTATCTTTATTGTCATGCGCTTTTGCCTGGCTGCTGCTAGTGCTGGTGTCTACCTCACGCTTTACATCACAC GTCTTGAACTCTGTGATCCCTCACTACGTCTGCTGGTCACCATGGTGGCAGGACTAACTACGGTTTCTGGGGAGCTGCTGTTGCTGGGTGTTGCTCTGTCTTGCCAGTCCTGGAGGGGCTTACTCGGAGCGGGGGCTGCaccactctctctgttcctcacctacgg TATTCCAGGAGTATTTCCTGAGTCTCCTCGCTGGCTTCTTCTCTCTGAGAGATCAGCTGATCTGAATTCCTTCAgtgaaagaagagatagagagagggacgaCGAGAGCTTCACAG AGTTGGACTCGGAGCCGTCTCCCTCTACTTACCCTCACCTGTCCTTCCCAGAGCTTGTACACAGCCGGAACATCTGGAAAAACATGTGTGTGCTCGGCTTCACCTC GTTCATTTCCCATGGCATTAGTCATTGTTACAGCTCATTTCGGGGTGATGTCAGAGGCACTGCCCCCAGCTTCTATTGGACCTATCTGCTGTCCGTCTGTGCGGGAGGAGGGGCCTGGCTGTTGTTATGGGCAACCGTGAACAGGTGCGGTCGCCGTGGTATCCTGCTCCTCGCCATGACAATGACAGGGCTGGCATCTCTGATTCTCCTCGGACTGGTGGAGT ATCTAAGTGAGACGGCCATCACTGTGTTCTCAGTGATGGGACTTTTCTCCTCCCAGGCggctgcctctctctgtgtcctcttcaCTGCAGAGATCATGCCCACCATCATCAG GGGCAGTGGCGTGGGCACGGTGTTGGCCCTGGGCTGCGTGGGCCGCCTCACCTCGCCCCTCATGGACCTGCGCAACCACTACGGCTACTTCCTGCACCACGTGGTGTACTCCACCCTGGCCCTGCTGGCCGTGCTCTCCATCCTGCTGCTGCCTGAGAGCAAGAGGAAACCACTGCCCCAGACGCTGGCCGATGGGGAGCAGTACCGACGCCCCCCGCTGGGCCGGAGGAGGAGGGACAACGTTCCCCTGCTGGCCACCCCCAACCCAGAGACCTAG
- the cebp1 gene encoding CCAAT/enhancer binding protein (C/EBP) 1 isoform X2 has product MTQMDGIPYSQSMGAQGLVRTGSNRMTEQMMGLSYLSYAPCHNTPSTENVGQQSHILQQDFSPFLLPLPPGPLRSPLQKRGLTKDTMEYRLRRERNNIAVRKSRDKARRRIQLTHQRALQLHEENHRLQILIGQLTHELDTLKHILSQRHLQPRGENAAREEGC; this is encoded by the exons ATGACTCAGATGGACGGGATTCCATACAGCCAGTCGATGGGGGCTCAGGGATTGGTCAGGACGGGCAGTAACAGAATGACAGAGCAGATGATGGGATTGTCATACCTGTCCTAcgcaccttgtcacaacacacctTCCACAGAGAATGTCGGCCAACAGAGTCACATACTGCAACAG gatttttctcccttcctcctcccccttcctcccggCCCCCTGCGAAGCCCCCTGCAGAAGAGGGGCCTGACCAAGGACACCATGGAGTATCGACTGCGGCGGGAGAGGAACAATATTGCCGTGAGGAAGAGCCGAGACAAGGCCAGGCGGCGCATACAGCTCACCCACCAAAGGGCTCTGCAGCTGCATGAGGAGAACCACCGGCTGCAGATTCTCATAGGGCAACTCACACATGAATTGGACACTCTCAAACACATCTTGTCACAGCGTCACCTACAGCCCAGGGGTGAGAATGCAGCCAGGGAAGAGGGCTGTTGA
- the cebp1 gene encoding CCAAT/enhancer binding protein (C/EBP) 1 isoform X1, protein MSQCSVIQEYSPPVSATFTTFGQTPTHASTTVALNPDPSTPASFTNDMTQMDGIPYSQSMGAQGLVRTGSNRMTEQMMGLSYLSYAPCHNTPSTENVGQQSHILQQDFSPFLLPLPPGPLRSPLQKRGLTKDTMEYRLRRERNNIAVRKSRDKARRRIQLTHQRALQLHEENHRLQILIGQLTHELDTLKHILSQRHLQPRGENAAREEGC, encoded by the exons AtgtctcagtgttctgtcattcaAGAGTATAGCCCTCCAGTTTCTGCCACATTCACAACCTTCGGTCAGACTCCCACCCACGCTTCTACAACCGTGGCCTTGAACCCTGACCCATCGACCCCGGCATCCTTTACCAATGATATGACTCAGATGGACGGGATTCCATACAGCCAGTCGATGGGGGCTCAGGGATTGGTCAGGACGGGCAGTAACAGAATGACAGAGCAGATGATGGGATTGTCATACCTGTCCTAcgcaccttgtcacaacacacctTCCACAGAGAATGTCGGCCAACAGAGTCACATACTGCAACAG gatttttctcccttcctcctcccccttcctcccggCCCCCTGCGAAGCCCCCTGCAGAAGAGGGGCCTGACCAAGGACACCATGGAGTATCGACTGCGGCGGGAGAGGAACAATATTGCCGTGAGGAAGAGCCGAGACAAGGCCAGGCGGCGCATACAGCTCACCCACCAAAGGGCTCTGCAGCTGCATGAGGAGAACCACCGGCTGCAGATTCTCATAGGGCAACTCACACATGAATTGGACACTCTCAAACACATCTTGTCACAGCGTCACCTACAGCCCAGGGGTGAGAATGCAGCCAGGGAAGAGGGCTGTTGA